In Mycolicibacterium mucogenicum DSM 44124, the following are encoded in one genomic region:
- a CDS encoding flavin-containing monooxygenase — MTTQQFDAVIVGAGFAGIGAAIQLKRLGIENFTILEREDDLGGTWYVNHYPGLAVDVPTTTYSYFFEPNPNWSRLFTPGPEIKRYADDVAAKYDVRRHIRFNVVVNGARWDEEAALWRVSVADGETLSARYLITATGFLSQPNIPAIPGIETFAGRVIHTTDWDDDYDPAGKRIAVIGTGATAVQLIPELAKTAADLTVFQRTPIWVVPKIDPRFGARAKKLFARFPLTQRALRWLTDSIYEVMVSVGVRHYGMFRGRFNISASDLSKMHRFFVIRDKDLRRRLTPDYDFGCKRPTFSNGYYQAFNRPNVHLQDAGIDRIEADGILGNDGVKVEIDTLVLATGFDLWEANFPAIEVIGREGRDLGKWWRETRFQAYQGVSMPYFPNYLSLASPYAFLGLNFFNTMEYQMRLMDRLFTEVRARGATTFEVTEEANTAFLDRMTELLGDSLFTLGNCASAHSYYFNPAGEPTLLRPSSTETAIREASEFPLSDYKIS, encoded by the coding sequence ATGACGACGCAGCAGTTCGACGCGGTCATCGTCGGCGCAGGATTCGCCGGTATCGGTGCGGCCATCCAGCTCAAACGCCTCGGGATCGAGAATTTCACCATCCTGGAGCGCGAGGACGACCTCGGCGGCACCTGGTACGTCAACCACTATCCGGGGCTCGCGGTCGACGTGCCGACGACCACCTACTCGTACTTCTTCGAGCCCAACCCGAACTGGTCGCGCCTGTTCACCCCCGGCCCGGAGATCAAGCGGTACGCCGACGACGTCGCGGCCAAGTACGACGTGCGACGGCACATCCGGTTCAACGTCGTCGTCAACGGCGCCCGCTGGGACGAGGAAGCCGCGCTGTGGCGCGTCAGCGTCGCCGACGGCGAAACCCTCAGCGCCCGCTACCTGATCACCGCCACCGGCTTCCTGTCGCAGCCGAACATCCCGGCGATTCCGGGCATCGAGACCTTCGCCGGCCGCGTCATCCACACCACCGACTGGGATGACGACTACGACCCGGCGGGCAAGCGCATCGCGGTCATCGGCACCGGCGCCACCGCAGTCCAGCTCATCCCCGAGCTCGCCAAGACCGCCGCCGATCTGACGGTGTTCCAGCGCACGCCCATCTGGGTGGTGCCCAAGATCGACCCGCGCTTCGGCGCCCGGGCCAAGAAACTGTTCGCGCGATTCCCCTTGACGCAGCGCGCGCTTCGCTGGCTCACCGACTCGATCTACGAAGTCATGGTGTCCGTCGGGGTCCGGCACTACGGCATGTTCCGCGGCCGCTTCAACATCTCGGCCTCCGACCTGTCGAAGATGCACCGGTTCTTCGTCATCCGCGACAAGGACCTGCGGCGCCGTCTGACCCCGGACTACGACTTCGGTTGCAAGCGGCCGACTTTCAGCAACGGTTACTACCAGGCGTTCAACCGCCCCAACGTGCACCTGCAGGACGCCGGCATCGACCGGATCGAGGCCGACGGCATCCTCGGCAACGACGGCGTCAAGGTCGAGATCGACACCCTGGTGCTCGCAACCGGTTTCGACCTGTGGGAGGCCAACTTCCCGGCCATCGAGGTGATCGGCCGCGAGGGCCGCGATCTCGGAAAGTGGTGGCGCGAAACGCGTTTCCAGGCCTATCAGGGCGTGTCGATGCCGTACTTCCCGAACTACCTGAGCCTGGCGAGCCCGTACGCGTTCCTGGGGTTGAACTTCTTCAACACCATGGAGTACCAGATGCGGCTGATGGACCGGCTTTTCACCGAGGTCAGGGCGCGCGGTGCGACGACGTTCGAGGTCACCGAGGAAGCCAACACGGCGTTCCTCGACCGGATGACCGAACTGCTCGGCGACTCGCTGTTCACGCTCGGCAACTGCGCCAGCGCCCACTCGTACTATTTCAATCCCGCGGGTGAGCCCACGCTGCTACGCCCGTCGTCGACCGAGACGGCAATCCGGGAAGCGTCCGAATTTCCGTTGAGCGACTACAAGATTTCGTGA
- a CDS encoding SDR family NAD(P)-dependent oxidoreductase, with protein sequence MIGLDTILNVFRGQRRSDKAKAVVTGAGSGIGRSFALELARRGGEIICADISLERAKETVALIDQLPTGKGHAVQCDVADRTAIELLAKQAQEIFGGAPTLVINNAGVGIGGKPVGDIGFEDWDWALGINLWGVVYGCEVFTPLLREAGRGGIINVASAAGFAAAPSMAAYNVSKAGVMSLSETLAAELDGTDVAVTVLCPTFVKTNVFTDGRITPGSMSLSQQLARWTGLSADNVAARTLDAHDGGRLYVVPQLDATVIWHLKRHFPALYVRGAGLLGRVLPKD encoded by the coding sequence ATGATCGGCCTTGACACGATCCTGAATGTCTTTCGCGGCCAGCGCCGCTCGGACAAAGCGAAGGCGGTGGTCACCGGCGCCGGCAGCGGCATCGGGCGGTCGTTCGCTCTCGAGCTCGCGCGCCGGGGCGGCGAGATCATCTGCGCGGACATCAGCCTGGAGCGCGCGAAGGAGACCGTCGCGCTGATCGACCAGCTGCCGACCGGCAAGGGGCACGCCGTGCAGTGCGACGTCGCCGACCGCACCGCCATCGAGCTCCTGGCCAAGCAGGCGCAGGAGATCTTCGGTGGCGCACCGACGCTGGTGATCAACAACGCGGGTGTCGGCATCGGCGGAAAGCCGGTGGGCGACATCGGTTTCGAAGACTGGGACTGGGCGCTCGGCATCAACCTGTGGGGCGTGGTGTACGGCTGTGAGGTCTTCACGCCGCTGCTGCGCGAAGCCGGCCGGGGCGGCATCATCAACGTGGCCTCGGCCGCCGGGTTCGCCGCCGCGCCGTCGATGGCGGCCTACAACGTGTCGAAGGCCGGCGTGATGTCGCTGTCGGAAACCCTCGCCGCCGAGCTCGACGGCACGGACGTCGCCGTCACCGTCCTGTGCCCGACGTTCGTGAAAACCAACGTCTTCACCGACGGACGCATCACCCCCGGCTCGATGAGCCTGAGCCAGCAGTTGGCTCGCTGGACCGGCCTGTCCGCCGACAACGTCGCCGCCCGCACCCTGGACGCGCACGACGGCGGCCGGCTCTACGTGGTGCCGCAACTCGACGCCACCGTCATCTGGCACCTCAAGCGACACTTCCCGGCTCTGTACGTCCGCGGTGCCGGACTACTCGGCCGCGTACTTCCCAAAGACTGA
- the thiC gene encoding phosphomethylpyrimidine synthase ThiC: protein MSAIAVFNDLSCGPIQGSTKVYRELPDGGKVPFRRVNLTTGDHLDLYDTSGPYTDDNATIDLEKGLPARPGVVKDRGTQLQRARNGEITAEMAFIAEREGVPAELVRDEVAIGRAIIPANHNHPELEPMIIGKAFAVKVNANIGNSAVTSSISEEVDKMVWATRWGADTIMDLSTGKDIHQTREWILRNSPVPVGTVPIYQALEKVNGDPTKLTWELYRDTVIEQCEQGVDYMTVHAGVLLRYIPLTVKRVTGIVSRGGSIMAAWCLAHHQESFLYTHFEELCEILQRYDVTFSLGDGLRPGSIADANDEAQFAELRTLGELTKIAKSHGVQVMIEGPGHVPMHKIVENVRLEEELCEEAPFYTLGPLATDIAPAYDHITSAIGAAIIAQAGTAMLCYVTPKEHLGLPNRKDVKDGVIAYKIAAHAADLAKGHPGAQDRDNALSQARFEFRWHDQFALSLDPDTAREFHDETLPAEPAKTAHFCSMCGPKFCSMRITQDIRDAYPDGVAPDFADEIAQGMAEKSQEFADHGNRVYLPLTS from the coding sequence ATGTCTGCAATTGCTGTATTCAACGACCTTTCCTGCGGCCCCATCCAGGGCAGCACGAAGGTTTACCGGGAGCTTCCCGACGGTGGAAAGGTCCCGTTCCGCCGGGTCAACCTGACCACCGGCGACCACCTCGACCTGTACGACACCTCGGGCCCGTACACCGACGACAACGCCACCATCGACCTGGAGAAGGGCCTGCCCGCCCGCCCCGGTGTCGTCAAGGACCGCGGCACCCAGTTGCAGCGCGCCCGCAACGGCGAGATCACCGCCGAGATGGCGTTCATCGCCGAGCGCGAGGGTGTGCCGGCCGAGCTGGTGCGTGACGAGGTCGCCATCGGCCGCGCCATCATCCCGGCCAACCACAACCACCCCGAGCTCGAGCCGATGATCATCGGCAAGGCGTTCGCCGTGAAGGTCAACGCCAACATCGGCAACTCGGCCGTCACGTCCTCCATTTCCGAAGAGGTCGACAAGATGGTGTGGGCCACCCGCTGGGGCGCCGACACGATCATGGATCTCTCCACCGGCAAGGACATCCACCAGACCCGCGAGTGGATCCTGCGCAACTCCCCCGTCCCCGTCGGGACCGTGCCGATCTACCAGGCGCTCGAGAAGGTCAACGGCGATCCCACCAAGCTGACCTGGGAGCTGTACCGCGACACCGTCATCGAGCAGTGCGAGCAGGGCGTCGACTACATGACGGTGCACGCCGGCGTGCTGCTGCGCTACATCCCACTGACGGTCAAGCGCGTCACCGGCATCGTGTCCCGCGGCGGCTCGATCATGGCGGCGTGGTGCCTGGCGCACCACCAGGAGTCCTTCCTCTACACGCACTTCGAAGAGCTCTGCGAAATCCTGCAGCGCTACGACGTCACCTTCTCCCTCGGTGACGGTCTGCGTCCCGGCTCGATCGCCGACGCCAACGACGAGGCGCAGTTCGCCGAGCTGCGCACCCTCGGCGAGCTCACCAAGATCGCGAAATCCCATGGCGTGCAGGTAATGATCGAGGGCCCGGGCCACGTCCCGATGCACAAGATCGTCGAGAACGTCCGCCTGGAGGAGGAACTCTGCGAAGAGGCCCCGTTCTACACGCTGGGCCCGCTGGCGACGGACATCGCGCCGGCGTACGACCACATCACCTCGGCCATCGGTGCGGCGATCATCGCCCAGGCCGGTACCGCGATGCTGTGCTACGTCACCCCGAAGGAACACCTGGGCCTGCCCAACCGCAAGGACGTCAAGGACGGGGTGATCGCGTACAAGATCGCCGCGCACGCCGCTGACCTGGCCAAAGGCCACCCCGGCGCGCAGGACCGCGACAACGCGCTGTCGCAGGCGCGCTTCGAGTTCCGCTGGCACGACCAGTTCGCGCTGTCGCTGGACCCGGACACCGCCCGCGAGTTCCACGACGAGACGCTGCCGGCCGAGCCCGCCAAGACGGCGCACTTCTGCTCGATGTGCGGTCCGAAGTTCTGCTCGATGCGCATCACGCAGGACATCCGCGACGCCTACCCGGACGGGGTCGCGCCCGATTTCGCGGACGAGATCGCCCAGGGCATGGCAGAGAAATCCCAGGAGTTCGCTGACCACGGCAACCGGGTGTATCTACCCTTGACGTCGTGA
- a CDS encoding alpha/beta hydrolase, with product MTETDRATLPEVPSRATLRSTLSATVTRWTLGNLTSVIPMNTPGVWFGRGLIATIMETFGSMPGGTRIIPVRTPHLRGEWVLGPGVEFGRRAGYYVHGSAYVICSARTHRKLVARLSEATGLPMFVVDYRLAPEHRFPTAAEDVEAGYRWLLSEGYAASDIVMGADSAGGHLTCDMLLAHAGDPDFRPAGVVLFSPLIDVTLGLALEQEKASYRDPAMSATAAARMVGLYTQGQNLADPRLRLDFAKADQLPPMLIQVGGFEMLRADARYLDAELRRAGGASTLEVWPGMVHVFQALPHLAPEAGPALRRAAAFIADAYKRSNELEEVC from the coding sequence GTGACGGAAACTGATCGGGCAACGCTGCCCGAGGTACCCAGCCGCGCAACGTTGCGCTCCACGCTCTCGGCCACCGTGACCCGCTGGACGCTCGGCAATCTGACCAGCGTGATCCCCATGAACACGCCCGGCGTCTGGTTCGGGCGCGGGCTGATCGCCACCATCATGGAGACCTTCGGTTCCATGCCCGGCGGCACCCGAATCATCCCGGTGCGCACGCCGCACCTGCGGGGCGAATGGGTCCTCGGGCCGGGTGTCGAATTCGGCCGCCGCGCCGGCTACTACGTACACGGCAGCGCCTACGTCATCTGCTCGGCGCGCACCCACCGCAAGCTGGTGGCCCGCCTGTCCGAGGCGACCGGACTGCCGATGTTCGTCGTGGACTACCGCCTCGCTCCCGAGCACCGGTTCCCGACCGCGGCAGAAGATGTCGAAGCCGGATACCGGTGGCTGCTGTCGGAAGGCTACGCGGCCTCGGACATCGTGATGGGCGCCGACTCCGCTGGTGGCCACCTGACCTGCGACATGCTGCTGGCGCACGCCGGCGACCCCGACTTCCGGCCCGCGGGCGTGGTGCTGTTCTCGCCGCTGATCGACGTGACGCTCGGGCTGGCCTTGGAGCAGGAGAAGGCGTCGTACCGCGATCCGGCGATGTCGGCCACCGCGGCTGCGCGCATGGTCGGGCTGTACACCCAAGGGCAGAACCTGGCCGATCCGCGGCTGCGCCTCGACTTCGCCAAGGCAGATCAATTGCCACCCATGCTGATTCAGGTCGGCGGCTTCGAGATGCTGCGCGCCGACGCCCGCTACCTCGATGCCGAACTGCGCCGCGCCGGCGGTGCCAGCACGCTCGAGGTCTGGCCCGGCATGGTGCACGTCTTCCAGGCCCTGCCGCATCTGGCACCCGAGGCCGGCCCGGCACTGCGCCGTGCCGCGGCATTCATCGCCGATGCCTACAAGCGATCCAACGAGCTCGAAGAGGTGTGCTGA
- a CDS encoding ferredoxin--NADP reductase, with the protein MTASTASRSHELTVVEVITETPDAVSLVLTAAHDARDQFTYQAGQFLTLRIPAHGGAVSRCYSLSSSPSTDEHLKVTVKRTAGGLASNWLCDHAKAGMTLESLTPAGAFTVRPAAGELIFVAAGSGITPVISMIRAVLLQTGRRVILVYANRDRESVIFNAQLTELLAAHADRLTVAHWLESESGLPTPAGLRTLLPAKPGADTAAYLCGPAAFMDVAAAALHDAGVAREHVHREVFVSLTTDAFAAPEPASDAGADGESATATVEIDGDTHEISWPKTQVLLDTLLDKGIDAPYACREGNCGACAYTLRQGEVSMRVNDTLDDYELGIGVRLACQSLPESDYLTAIFDR; encoded by the coding sequence ATGACCGCATCGACAGCGTCCAGGTCACACGAGTTGACCGTGGTCGAGGTGATCACCGAGACCCCCGACGCCGTGTCACTGGTCCTGACGGCCGCGCACGACGCGCGTGACCAGTTCACCTACCAGGCCGGCCAGTTCCTGACATTGCGCATCCCGGCGCATGGCGGTGCGGTCTCGCGGTGCTATTCGCTCTCGAGCAGTCCGTCCACCGACGAGCACCTGAAGGTGACCGTGAAGCGCACCGCGGGCGGCCTCGCCTCCAACTGGCTGTGCGACCACGCCAAGGCCGGAATGACGCTGGAATCACTCACGCCCGCAGGCGCTTTCACCGTCCGCCCGGCAGCGGGCGAACTGATCTTCGTCGCCGCCGGCAGCGGCATCACCCCGGTCATCTCGATGATCCGCGCCGTGCTCCTGCAGACCGGCCGCCGGGTGATACTCGTCTATGCCAACCGCGACCGCGAGTCGGTCATCTTCAACGCTCAGTTGACGGAACTGCTTGCGGCACATGCCGACCGGCTGACCGTCGCCCACTGGCTCGAGTCGGAATCGGGCCTGCCCACCCCGGCCGGGCTGCGTACATTGCTGCCTGCCAAGCCTGGTGCCGACACCGCCGCCTACCTGTGCGGCCCAGCAGCATTCATGGACGTGGCCGCGGCCGCCCTGCACGACGCCGGCGTCGCCCGCGAGCACGTGCACCGCGAGGTCTTCGTCTCCCTGACCACGGACGCTTTCGCCGCGCCGGAGCCGGCAAGCGATGCTGGCGCGGACGGCGAGTCCGCCACCGCCACCGTCGAAATCGACGGCGATACCCACGAGATCAGTTGGCCCAAGACCCAGGTTTTGCTCGATACCCTGCTGGACAAAGGTATCGACGCGCCCTACGCATGCCGTGAAGGCAACTGCGGCGCGTGCGCGTACACCCTCCGTCAGGGCGAGGTGAGCATGCGCGTCAACGACACCCTCGACGACTACGAACTCGGCATCGGCGTCCGGCTGGCGTGCCAGTCACTACCCGAATCGGACTATCTGACAGCCATTTTCGACCGCTGA
- the thiD gene encoding bifunctional hydroxymethylpyrimidine kinase/phosphomethylpyrimidine kinase: protein MNLLPLTPPGETPLRVMTIAGSDSGGGAGIQADLRTFAMLGVHGCVAVAAVTVQNSLGVKGFHELPLDIISGQITAVADDIGIQAAKTGMLASAEIIGAVAETWQSLDGDIPLVVDPVCASMHGDPLLHPSALNSVRTQLFPIATLVTPNLDEVRLITGIDVVDASTQKDAAKALHDLGPKWALVKGGHLRSSDHSPDLLYDGSEFYEFTTERIDTGHDHGAGDTLAASTACALAHGFSVPDAVAFGKSWVTECLRAAYPLGHGHGPVNALFRLQA, encoded by the coding sequence GTGAACCTTCTGCCTTTGACCCCGCCGGGCGAAACGCCGCTGCGGGTGATGACCATCGCCGGCTCGGACTCCGGCGGCGGCGCCGGCATCCAGGCCGACCTGCGTACCTTCGCGATGCTCGGCGTGCACGGGTGCGTCGCCGTCGCCGCGGTGACGGTGCAGAACTCGTTGGGGGTCAAGGGTTTTCACGAGCTGCCGCTCGACATCATCAGTGGGCAGATCACTGCGGTCGCCGACGACATCGGCATCCAGGCGGCCAAGACCGGCATGCTGGCCTCGGCCGAGATCATCGGTGCGGTCGCCGAGACGTGGCAGAGCCTCGACGGTGACATCCCGCTGGTCGTGGACCCGGTGTGTGCGTCCATGCACGGTGACCCGCTGCTGCACCCCAGCGCGCTGAATTCGGTTCGTACCCAGCTGTTTCCGATCGCCACGCTGGTCACCCCGAACCTCGACGAAGTCCGGCTGATCACCGGCATCGACGTGGTCGACGCGTCGACCCAGAAAGATGCCGCCAAGGCCCTGCACGACCTCGGCCCGAAGTGGGCCCTGGTCAAGGGCGGTCATCTGCGGTCCAGCGACCACAGCCCGGACCTGCTGTACGACGGCAGCGAGTTCTACGAATTCACCACCGAGCGCATCGACACCGGCCATGACCACGGTGCGGGCGACACGCTCGCGGCGTCGACGGCTTGCGCACTGGCGCACGGCTTTTCGGTGCCCGACGCGGTGGCGTTCGGCAAGAGCTGGGTGACCGAGTGCCTGCGGGCGGCCTACCCGCTGGGCCACGGCCACGGTCCGGTCAACGCGCTGTTCAGGTTGCAGGCATGA
- a CDS encoding alpha/beta family hydrolase: MSLEDIAGIAHEPDGTPTGVVLLTHGAGGNRDAPLIVRICDEWARHGWLAVRYNLPYRRRRPKGPPSNSAVSDQQGIVEAIELAHTLTDGPVIAGGHSYGGRMTSMVAAQGADLAALTLFSYPLHPPGKPERARTEHLGQIEVPTVFTHGTADPFGSIAELTAAAQLIPAPTELIEITGARHDLGSKTLDVPALAVTRAIGLIAPGGT; the protein is encoded by the coding sequence ATGAGCCTCGAGGACATCGCGGGCATCGCGCACGAACCCGACGGGACGCCGACGGGCGTCGTGCTGCTGACGCACGGCGCGGGCGGTAACCGCGACGCCCCACTGATCGTCCGCATCTGCGACGAATGGGCCCGCCACGGCTGGCTCGCCGTTCGCTACAACCTGCCCTACCGGCGGCGCCGCCCGAAGGGGCCGCCGTCCAACTCGGCGGTGTCGGACCAGCAGGGCATCGTCGAGGCGATCGAGCTGGCCCACACCCTGACCGACGGTCCGGTGATCGCCGGCGGCCACTCCTACGGCGGCCGGATGACGTCGATGGTGGCCGCCCAGGGCGCCGACCTGGCGGCCCTGACGCTGTTCTCCTATCCCCTGCACCCGCCCGGCAAGCCCGAGCGGGCCCGCACCGAGCACCTGGGCCAGATCGAGGTCCCGACGGTCTTCACGCACGGCACGGCCGACCCGTTCGGCAGCATTGCCGAGCTCACGGCCGCAGCCCAGCTGATCCCGGCGCCCACCGAGCTCATCGAGATCACCGGGGCCCGCCATGACCTGGGATCCAAGACCCTGGATGTCCCCGCGCTAGCGGTTACTAGGGCCATTGGACTCATTGCTCCAGGCGGTACCTGA
- a CDS encoding MFS transporter, producing the protein MTTEAELTGQRDTALAATARRRVQMDHDHPHYKWVVLSNTTLGILLASINASIVLISLPAIFRGIGLNPLAPGNVSYLLWMLMGYLVVTAVLVVPFGRLGDMYGRVRIYNIGFVVFTLAAVALSFDPFHLGGGAVWLIAWRVIQGIGGAMLMASSSAILTDAFPANQRGMALGVNMVAAVAGSFLGLLIGGFLSEWEWKAVFWVGVPIGIIGTIWSYRSLHELGSRSPGRMDWAGTATFGVGLTVLLLGITYGIQPYGDSPTGWTSPAVLGSIAVGLLLLVAFCIVELKVESPMVDMRLFKSATFGMGNLAGLMSSVGRGGLQFMLIIWLQGIWLPLHGYDFESTPLWAGIYLLPATVGFLVAAPVAGTLSDRLGARPLAVGGMLLMAATFVALLIIPVNFDYWQFAVLVFLNGVGGGIFTAPNAAAIMSSVPAAQRGAASGVRSTFFNAGNSLSIGIFFSLMIVGLANTLPSALSSGLQQQGVSADVAQQVAGLPPVGSLFAAFLGYNPIAELLAPFHTLQQPGVNAGTLTGQTFFPQLITEPFHSGLVVVFGAAAIMMLLGAVASMFNPGTYATEPGADNEA; encoded by the coding sequence ATGACGACTGAAGCCGAGCTCACCGGGCAGCGCGACACCGCGCTCGCCGCTACCGCACGCCGCCGCGTCCAGATGGACCATGACCACCCGCACTACAAGTGGGTCGTGCTGTCCAACACCACGCTGGGCATCTTGCTGGCCTCGATCAATGCGTCCATCGTGTTGATCTCCCTGCCGGCCATCTTCCGGGGGATCGGGCTGAACCCGCTCGCGCCGGGCAACGTCAGCTACCTGCTGTGGATGCTGATGGGCTACCTCGTGGTGACGGCCGTGCTGGTGGTGCCGTTCGGCCGCCTCGGTGACATGTACGGCCGGGTCCGGATCTACAACATCGGTTTCGTCGTCTTCACGCTGGCGGCCGTCGCGTTGTCGTTCGATCCGTTCCATCTCGGTGGCGGCGCGGTGTGGCTCATCGCCTGGCGCGTGATCCAGGGCATCGGTGGCGCCATGCTGATGGCGTCGTCGTCGGCGATCCTGACCGACGCCTTCCCCGCCAACCAGCGCGGCATGGCCCTCGGCGTGAACATGGTTGCCGCCGTTGCCGGTTCGTTCCTCGGTCTGCTGATCGGCGGGTTCCTCTCCGAATGGGAGTGGAAGGCCGTGTTCTGGGTCGGCGTCCCGATCGGCATCATCGGCACCATCTGGAGCTACCGCTCGCTGCACGAATTGGGCTCGCGCAGTCCGGGCCGGATGGACTGGGCAGGTACCGCGACGTTCGGGGTGGGCCTGACGGTGCTGCTGCTCGGCATCACGTATGGCATTCAGCCGTATGGTGATTCGCCGACGGGCTGGACCAGCCCCGCGGTGCTGGGATCGATCGCCGTCGGCCTGCTCCTATTGGTCGCGTTCTGCATCGTCGAACTCAAGGTCGAGTCGCCGATGGTCGACATGCGGCTGTTCAAATCGGCGACGTTCGGCATGGGCAACCTCGCCGGCCTGATGTCTTCGGTCGGCCGCGGCGGGTTGCAGTTCATGCTGATCATCTGGCTGCAGGGCATCTGGTTGCCGCTGCACGGCTACGACTTCGAATCGACGCCGCTGTGGGCGGGTATCTATCTGCTGCCGGCGACGGTCGGCTTCCTGGTGGCGGCACCCGTCGCCGGAACCCTGTCCGACCGGCTCGGTGCCCGGCCGCTCGCGGTCGGCGGCATGCTGCTGATGGCGGCGACTTTCGTTGCGCTGCTGATCATCCCGGTCAACTTCGACTACTGGCAGTTCGCCGTCCTGGTGTTCCTCAACGGCGTCGGCGGCGGCATCTTCACCGCGCCCAACGCGGCCGCCATCATGTCGAGCGTGCCGGCCGCGCAGCGTGGTGCGGCGTCCGGTGTGCGGTCGACGTTCTTCAACGCCGGCAACTCGCTGTCGATCGGCATCTTCTTCTCGCTGATGATCGTCGGGCTGGCCAACACGTTGCCGTCCGCGCTGTCCAGCGGCCTGCAGCAGCAGGGGGTTTCGGCCGACGTCGCGCAGCAGGTGGCCGGGCTACCTCCGGTCGGCAGCCTGTTCGCGGCCTTCCTCGGTTACAACCCGATAGCCGAGCTGCTGGCCCCGTTCCACACCCTGCAGCAGCCGGGCGTCAACGCAGGCACGCTGACCGGCCAGACGTTCTTCCCGCAGCTGATCACCGAACCGTTCCACTCCGGGCTGGTCGTGGTGTTCGGCGCGGCGGCGATCATGATGCTGCTGGGCGCCGTGGCGTCGATGTTCAATCCGGGTACGTACGCCACGGAGCCCGGCGCCGACAACGAGGCGTGA
- a CDS encoding MFS transporter yields the protein MSRARMKPWLAVAVAVFCIGWGGNQFTPMLIEYVHRAGYSRVDVDVLLGAYVLGLIPGLLVAAAMSNRYGRRPLMIAGLISSAVGSLILATGELGGFPALFVGRLLCGLSVGVAMAVGSTWIAELSAPPYDSAATGAGARRASIWLSLGLAIGPLCSGLLAQFAPLPLTLTYLVQAALCAPALWLVLYRTVETRSARVSGDLLSQLRVPAATHRRFVRVVAPMAPWVFGSAAIAYAIVPALVADRLGSWALLYTAGLTVLTLACGVLVQPIARRLDDHSSARAVVVSMVLMSAGVFAAVATAVTRSPAVAVLVAMLLGSAYGIAIVSGLLEIQRIAKPHELAGVSGVYYSLAYVGFLLPAVLAALAHYVSYPAMLTVVGLMAAVCTVICAAGWSKHLPARA from the coding sequence ATGAGCCGCGCACGTATGAAGCCGTGGCTCGCTGTCGCGGTCGCTGTGTTCTGTATCGGTTGGGGCGGAAATCAGTTCACCCCGATGCTGATCGAGTACGTGCACCGCGCCGGCTACTCCCGGGTGGACGTCGACGTCCTGCTGGGCGCGTACGTGCTCGGCCTGATCCCCGGGCTGCTGGTCGCTGCGGCCATGTCGAACCGCTACGGTCGGCGCCCGCTGATGATCGCCGGGCTGATCAGTTCGGCGGTGGGCAGCCTCATTCTCGCGACCGGCGAATTGGGCGGATTCCCAGCACTTTTCGTGGGCCGGCTGCTCTGTGGGCTCAGTGTGGGCGTCGCGATGGCTGTCGGCTCGACCTGGATCGCGGAGCTGTCCGCGCCGCCGTATGACTCGGCCGCGACCGGCGCCGGAGCGCGCCGGGCGTCGATCTGGCTGTCCCTGGGCCTGGCGATCGGCCCGTTGTGCTCGGGCCTGTTGGCGCAGTTCGCGCCGCTGCCGTTGACCCTGACATACCTGGTGCAGGCGGCGCTGTGCGCGCCCGCACTGTGGCTGGTCCTGTATCGGACGGTGGAGACCCGGAGCGCTCGCGTCAGCGGAGACCTGTTGTCGCAGTTGCGGGTTCCCGCCGCGACGCACCGCCGCTTCGTCCGCGTGGTGGCCCCGATGGCGCCCTGGGTGTTCGGCTCGGCGGCCATCGCGTACGCCATCGTGCCGGCGCTGGTCGCCGACCGGCTGGGCTCCTGGGCGCTGCTGTACACCGCCGGCCTGACGGTGCTGACGCTGGCCTGTGGCGTGCTGGTGCAGCCGATCGCCAGGCGGCTGGACGACCATTCCAGCGCCCGTGCCGTGGTGGTGTCGATGGTGCTGATGTCGGCGGGCGTGTTCGCCGCGGTCGCCACCGCCGTCACGCGCTCACCGGCCGTCGCGGTGCTGGTGGCCATGCTGCTGGGCAGTGCGTACGGCATCGCCATCGTGTCCGGGCTGCTGGAGATTCAGCGCATCGCCAAACCGCACGAGCTGGCCGGGGTGTCCGGCGTGTACTACTCGCTGGCTTACGTCGGCTTCCTGCTGCCGGCGGTGCTTGCCGCGCTGGCCCACTACGTCAGCTACCCGGCGATGCTCACCGTGGTCGGCCTGATGGCGGCGGTGTGCACGGTGATCTGCGCGGCAGGCTGGTCCAAGCACCTGCCGGCCCGCGCCTAG